One window from the genome of Microbulbifer sp. ALW1 encodes:
- a CDS encoding NADP(H)-dependent aldo-keto reductase translates to MEYRQLGKTDIQVSKICLGTMTYGEQNSEAEAFEQLDYATANGVNFIDCAEMYPVPPKPETAGRTEEYIGNWMAARGNRNQLILATKVTGRSSANSGVGHIRGGPRLSRAQIIAACDSSLARLKTDYIDLYQVHWPERQANFFGQLGYVHGDDDGIDISETLGALEELVAQGKVRHIGLSNETPWGMHRYLRLAAHGNKPRIASIQNPYSLLNRTFEVGCAEMAIREQCGLLAYSPLAFGTLSGKYLNGAKPAGARLTLFERFQRYTGERAVSATEQYVDLAREWGLDPAQVALAFVTQQPFVTANIIGGTTMEQLVSNIASSALVLSAEQLAAIEAIHRQNPNPAP, encoded by the coding sequence ATGGAATATCGCCAGCTGGGTAAAACGGATATTCAGGTCAGTAAAATTTGCCTGGGTACCATGACCTACGGGGAACAGAACTCGGAAGCGGAAGCCTTTGAACAGTTGGATTACGCCACCGCTAACGGCGTGAATTTTATCGACTGCGCGGAAATGTATCCGGTACCTCCCAAACCGGAAACCGCCGGGCGTACCGAGGAGTACATCGGTAACTGGATGGCCGCGCGCGGCAATCGCAATCAGTTGATTCTCGCCACCAAGGTGACCGGTCGCAGCAGTGCCAACTCCGGAGTCGGCCATATTCGCGGTGGTCCCCGCCTCAGTCGGGCGCAGATTATCGCTGCCTGTGACAGCTCGCTGGCCCGCCTTAAAACCGACTATATCGACCTGTACCAGGTGCACTGGCCAGAGCGCCAGGCCAATTTCTTTGGCCAGCTGGGTTATGTGCACGGCGATGACGATGGTATCGACATCAGCGAAACCCTGGGGGCGCTGGAAGAGCTGGTTGCGCAGGGCAAGGTGCGTCACATCGGCCTTTCCAACGAAACCCCCTGGGGCATGCATCGCTATCTGCGGCTCGCCGCCCACGGTAATAAACCGCGTATCGCCAGCATCCAGAACCCCTACAGCCTGCTGAACCGAACCTTTGAAGTGGGCTGCGCGGAAATGGCGATTCGCGAGCAGTGCGGTCTCCTGGCCTATTCACCGCTGGCGTTTGGCACTCTGAGTGGCAAATACCTCAATGGCGCAAAACCGGCGGGCGCGCGCCTTACCCTGTTTGAGCGCTTTCAGCGTTACACCGGTGAACGCGCCGTTTCCGCCACAGAGCAGTATGTGGACCTGGCGCGGGAGTGGGGGCTGGACCCGGCACAGGTGGCGTTGGCATTTGTCACTCAGCAACCCTTCGTTACCGCCAATATCATCGGCGGTACAACCATGGAGCAGCTGGTGTCGAATATTGCCAGCAGTGCGCTGGTGTTGAGTGCCGAGCAGCTGGCGGCCATCGAGGCGATTCACCGACAGAATCCCAACCCGGCTCCCTGA
- a CDS encoding DUF2789 domain-containing protein, whose amino-acid sequence MRGEFLMETGHHTLNDLFAQLGLGSDDNAVEDFLSRHHLAGEEQLARAEFWSESQRKFLHDAVTEDSDWCEVVDELDALLRH is encoded by the coding sequence ATGCGAGGAGAATTTCTGATGGAAACCGGTCACCACACCCTCAACGATCTGTTTGCCCAGCTGGGCCTGGGCTCTGACGACAATGCTGTGGAGGACTTTCTCAGCCGCCATCACCTGGCGGGGGAGGAGCAGCTGGCAAGGGCTGAATTCTGGAGCGAGAGCCAGCGCAAGTTTCTGCATGATGCGGTCACCGAAGATTCGGACTGGTGCGAAGTGGTCGACGAGCTGGATGCGCTGTTACGCCACTGA
- the lpxL gene encoding LpxL/LpxP family Kdo(2)-lipid IV(A) lauroyl/palmitoleoyl acyltransferase, with translation MEKPHFRAALLHPRYWLTWFLFGLWFLVAQLPYRWQMSLGRALGRLMLRFATSRRIIAERNLALCFPELSGIKREQLLRRNFASNGIALMETGMAWFRSSRWLRKRFTIEGLEYLQQPQSRGQGVVMMAMHFTTLEIGAAFMSMSHPVDGMYRPHKNPVYDYMQRKGRERHGESSNVLQRKDVRGMLRALQKGRAVWYAPDQDYGIKQGVFAPLFGIPAATVTGTSRFARVGRAQVVPYTVTRLEEKGIYQVKVFPPIEEIPSGDELKDAVLVNQFVEARMRENPSQYMWVHRRFKTRPEGAESFYPKQKKRRKKRKK, from the coding sequence ATGGAAAAACCGCATTTTCGCGCCGCCCTGTTGCACCCGCGCTACTGGCTCACCTGGTTCTTATTCGGACTCTGGTTTCTCGTCGCACAGCTGCCTTATCGCTGGCAGATGTCCCTCGGGCGCGCCCTGGGCCGGTTGATGCTGCGTTTTGCCACTAGCCGCCGCATTATCGCTGAGCGCAACCTGGCGCTCTGCTTCCCGGAGCTCTCCGGTATTAAGCGCGAGCAGTTACTGCGTCGCAATTTTGCCTCCAACGGTATCGCTTTGATGGAAACCGGCATGGCCTGGTTTCGCTCCAGTCGCTGGCTGCGCAAGCGCTTCACCATCGAGGGGCTGGAATACCTGCAGCAACCCCAGAGCCGGGGGCAGGGCGTGGTGATGATGGCGATGCACTTCACCACCCTGGAAATTGGCGCCGCCTTTATGAGCATGAGCCATCCGGTGGATGGGATGTACCGCCCGCATAAAAACCCCGTGTACGACTATATGCAGCGCAAGGGCCGCGAGCGCCACGGGGAAAGCTCCAATGTATTGCAGCGCAAAGATGTGCGCGGCATGTTGCGGGCGCTGCAGAAGGGGCGCGCCGTGTGGTATGCACCCGATCAGGATTACGGCATCAAGCAGGGTGTATTTGCCCCGCTGTTTGGTATTCCCGCCGCAACAGTGACCGGTACTTCCCGCTTTGCCCGGGTGGGTCGGGCACAGGTGGTGCCCTATACGGTGACTCGCCTGGAGGAGAAGGGGATTTACCAGGTGAAGGTATTCCCGCCGATTGAGGAAATCCCGTCGGGGGACGAACTGAAAGACGCGGTGCTGGTCAATCAGTTTGTGGAAGCGCGCATGCGTGAGAATCCGTCACAGTACATGTGGGTACACCGCCGCTTCAAAACTCGCCCGGAGGGTGCGGAAAGCTTTTATCCCAAGCAGAAAAAACGGCGCAAAAAGCGCAAAAAATAA
- the dapA gene encoding 4-hydroxy-tetrahydrodipicolinate synthase, which produces MISGSMVALATPMYADGSLDWDKLHELVEWHIEQGTRALVAVGTTGESATLDVHEHLEVIRRVVDQVAGRIPVIAGTGANSTTEAIELTATAAKCGADACLLVTPYYNKPTQEGLYQHYKAVAKAVDIPQILYNVPGRTAVDMLPETVQRLTSVSNIVGIKEATGDLERARQIIEMVPEDFAVYSGDDATAVELMLLGGHGNISVTANVAPAAVAQMCEAALVGDGETARAINQRIDILHKTLFVESNPIPVKWALKEMGRIEGGIRLPLTTLSAEHHGVVRDALRKAGVL; this is translated from the coding sequence ATGATTTCCGGCAGTATGGTGGCACTGGCCACACCCATGTACGCAGATGGTAGCCTCGACTGGGACAAGCTGCACGAGCTGGTAGAGTGGCATATCGAGCAGGGCACGCGCGCCCTGGTGGCGGTAGGCACTACCGGTGAATCCGCCACCCTGGACGTGCACGAGCATCTGGAGGTCATCCGCCGGGTGGTGGACCAGGTGGCCGGGCGTATCCCGGTGATTGCCGGTACCGGCGCCAACTCTACCACCGAGGCCATCGAGCTGACCGCCACCGCCGCCAAATGTGGCGCCGATGCCTGCCTGCTGGTCACTCCCTACTACAACAAGCCCACCCAGGAAGGCCTCTACCAGCACTACAAAGCAGTAGCCAAGGCCGTCGACATTCCCCAGATCCTCTACAATGTGCCCGGGCGCACCGCCGTGGATATGCTGCCGGAAACCGTGCAGCGCCTGACATCCGTGAGCAATATCGTCGGTATCAAGGAAGCTACCGGGGACCTGGAGCGCGCGCGCCAGATCATCGAGATGGTGCCGGAAGACTTCGCGGTTTATTCCGGTGATGACGCCACCGCGGTGGAACTGATGCTGCTGGGTGGCCACGGTAATATCAGCGTGACTGCCAATGTGGCCCCCGCGGCGGTGGCGCAAATGTGTGAAGCCGCGCTGGTTGGCGACGGCGAAACTGCCCGCGCCATCAATCAGCGCATCGATATATTGCACAAAACGCTGTTTGTGGAGTCCAACCCGATACCCGTGAAATGGGCACTGAAGGAAATGGGGCGTATTGAGGGTGGCATTCGCCTGCCTCTCACCACATTGTCCGCAGAACACCACGGTGTTGTGCGTGATGCGCTGCGCAAAGCCGGCGTACTCTGA
- the bamC gene encoding outer membrane protein assembly factor BamC, with protein sequence MTKFTAGALLCAAVTTLGGCGIFGKDGYFRDRGDDYQLADTLPPLQMPEGISSKNQEELYEIPHINNSDVERGEFVVPRPQALSVNAGLDRVKIQKLGNRRWVLVNQPPDEVWPQLHYFLRTAGLQLAMSDAGAGTMETTWLTFGENPESKDKYRLQVESGVQPDTTEIHVRHLAVPLDAPVGGSVNWPAQSSDPEREGWMIDEMSGALAAESTGAAASLVAQAIGGGKVKVQVMEPAGKEPFIALDLAMNRAWATVAHALNTGAYRLHKEDADLGILYVTYDSDRELSEEDDGWFSSWRSGKGEDKLAKSADAFSLQQVLANIDTSATAEPALFANLQGLGGAPDSNIPGYLVVLRGVDNSIEVRIRNTRGQPLSRAKTSELLMAIRQNLI encoded by the coding sequence ATGACAAAATTTACCGCCGGAGCCCTGCTGTGCGCTGCGGTTACCACCCTGGGTGGCTGTGGCATCTTTGGCAAGGACGGTTACTTCCGCGACCGCGGTGACGACTACCAGCTGGCCGATACGCTGCCACCGTTGCAGATGCCGGAAGGTATCAGCAGCAAAAACCAGGAAGAGCTGTACGAAATCCCCCATATCAATAACAGCGATGTGGAGCGCGGTGAATTTGTGGTGCCGCGCCCGCAGGCGCTGTCCGTCAATGCTGGCCTCGATAGGGTCAAGATCCAGAAGCTTGGCAACCGTCGCTGGGTGCTGGTGAACCAGCCGCCGGATGAAGTCTGGCCGCAACTGCATTACTTCCTGCGCACCGCCGGTCTGCAGCTGGCCATGTCTGACGCCGGTGCCGGCACCATGGAAACCACCTGGTTGACGTTCGGGGAAAACCCGGAAAGCAAAGACAAATACCGCCTGCAGGTCGAGTCCGGGGTGCAGCCGGATACCACCGAGATCCATGTGCGTCACCTCGCAGTGCCGCTGGACGCGCCCGTGGGCGGTTCGGTCAATTGGCCGGCGCAGTCCAGCGATCCCGAGCGCGAGGGCTGGATGATCGATGAAATGTCCGGTGCCCTGGCCGCGGAGTCTACCGGTGCTGCGGCGTCCCTGGTGGCTCAGGCCATCGGTGGCGGCAAGGTCAAGGTGCAGGTGATGGAGCCGGCGGGCAAAGAGCCGTTTATCGCACTGGACCTGGCCATGAACCGCGCCTGGGCCACTGTGGCCCACGCCCTGAATACCGGGGCTTACCGGCTGCACAAAGAGGATGCTGACCTTGGGATTCTCTACGTGACTTACGACAGCGATCGCGAGTTGTCGGAAGAAGACGACGGTTGGTTCTCCAGCTGGCGTTCCGGCAAGGGCGAAGACAAGCTGGCGAAGTCGGCCGATGCTTTCAGCCTGCAGCAGGTACTGGCAAATATCGACACCAGTGCTACCGCCGAGCCGGCCCTGTTTGCCAATTTACAGGGGCTGGGTGGTGCACCGGACAGCAATATCCCGGGGTATCTGGTGGTACTGCGCGGTGTGGATAACTCCATCGAAGTGCGTATCCGCAATACTCGCGGTCAGCCGCTGTCCCGCGCCAAAACCTCGGAACTGCTGATGGCGATCCGCCAGAACCTGATCTGA
- a CDS encoding MBL fold metallo-hydrolase, which produces MAIRFASLGSGSKGNGTLVASGDHCLLVDCGFTIKETERRMARLGLTPSELSAILVTHEHSDHMGGVGPLARKYRLPVYLTPGTLRARDIGSLPQVVLIEGHQPFSVGDIQVTPVAVPHDAREAAQFVFRSRGSSLGLLTDLGTITPHVESHFGDCDALVLEANHDPQMLAQGPYPPSLKRRVGGAYGHLSNQQAAGFLQRVGSERLQHLVVAHISEKNNSLELAQAALADAAAKAANCIFACQQEGFDWLQIEQAE; this is translated from the coding sequence ATGGCGATCAGATTTGCCTCCCTGGGCAGTGGCAGTAAGGGCAATGGCACTCTGGTCGCCTCTGGTGACCACTGCCTGCTGGTGGACTGCGGTTTCACCATCAAGGAGACCGAGCGGCGCATGGCGCGGCTCGGTCTTACCCCGTCCGAACTCTCTGCAATCCTTGTTACCCACGAGCACAGCGACCATATGGGCGGCGTCGGCCCCCTGGCGCGTAAGTACCGCCTGCCGGTCTATCTGACGCCGGGTACCCTGCGGGCCCGGGATATCGGCAGCCTGCCACAGGTGGTGCTGATTGAGGGCCACCAGCCGTTCTCGGTGGGGGATATCCAGGTAACACCGGTTGCGGTGCCCCACGATGCCCGCGAAGCGGCCCAGTTTGTATTTCGCAGTCGCGGCAGCAGCCTGGGTTTGCTCACGGACCTGGGGACCATCACTCCCCATGTGGAATCCCATTTTGGCGACTGCGATGCGCTGGTGCTGGAGGCCAACCACGACCCGCAAATGCTGGCCCAGGGGCCATACCCTCCATCGCTCAAGCGTCGGGTAGGCGGCGCCTATGGCCACCTCAGCAATCAGCAGGCGGCCGGGTTTCTGCAGCGTGTGGGCAGCGAGCGCCTGCAGCATTTGGTGGTGGCACATATCAGTGAAAAAAATAACAGCCTGGAACTTGCCCAGGCCGCGCTTGCAGACGCCGCGGCCAAGGCCGCCAACTGTATCTTTGCCTGTCAGCAGGAAGGGTTTGACTGGCTGCAGATAGAGCAGGCAGAGTAA
- a CDS encoding D-hexose-6-phosphate mutarotase encodes MAALDYLSRTDSGTLYGKPGLDLLLIETGLCRAVISLQGAQVLEFTAEGRAPLLWLSPSAQFEPGTAVRGGVPLCLPWFGENRRDPSKPKHGLVRNQLWELSGTDELADGTLVLDFRFVHPGDTLFAASFECALKVSLGKSLGFDLSLTNTAAEAAEYSWALHTYFAVDNVAEVEVEGLEGVEYLDKTRGFARDCLEGLQTFPTEVDRVFEQAPARQTIRTPNPITADSENCHTVITWNPGAELAATLADIGADYRGFVCVEHGNAFADSWQLQPGESASARLTLSR; translated from the coding sequence GTGGCAGCACTCGACTACCTCTCGCGCACCGACAGCGGCACCTTGTATGGCAAGCCCGGCCTGGATTTGCTCTTGATTGAAACCGGGTTGTGTCGCGCGGTAATCTCCCTGCAGGGTGCCCAGGTGCTGGAGTTTACCGCCGAAGGCCGTGCGCCCTTGCTGTGGCTGAGCCCGAGTGCCCAGTTTGAACCGGGTACCGCCGTACGCGGTGGCGTCCCGCTGTGCCTGCCGTGGTTCGGCGAAAACCGCCGCGACCCGAGCAAACCCAAGCACGGGCTGGTGCGCAACCAATTGTGGGAGCTGTCAGGTACTGATGAGCTGGCCGACGGCACCCTCGTGCTGGACTTTCGCTTTGTACACCCTGGCGACACGCTGTTTGCCGCCAGCTTTGAATGCGCTCTCAAAGTTTCCCTGGGTAAATCCCTCGGTTTCGACCTGAGTCTCACCAACACCGCCGCGGAGGCTGCGGAGTACAGCTGGGCCCTGCACACTTACTTTGCGGTGGACAATGTGGCCGAGGTGGAAGTTGAGGGGCTCGAGGGTGTGGAATACCTGGATAAAACCCGGGGCTTTGCCCGCGATTGCCTGGAGGGGCTGCAGACCTTTCCCACGGAAGTGGATCGGGTATTCGAGCAGGCGCCCGCCCGCCAGACCATCCGCACACCCAATCCCATCACCGCGGACAGCGAAAACTGCCACACGGTGATCACTTGGAACCCCGGTGCCGAGCTGGCTGCCACTTTGGCGGATATCGGCGCGGACTATCGCGGTTTCGTTTGTGTGGAGCACGGTAACGCCTTTGCCGACAGCTGGCAGTTGCAGCCGGGTGAAAGCGCCAGTGCCCGCTTGACCCTCAGCCGCTAA
- the zntB gene encoding zinc transporter ZntB produces the protein MESGLIHAYLLDGSGKGRRLSWAEVKDWQPSQGRLWLHFDYTAPETRAWITGPAKLDSLVSDALLTEETRPRTTSIGDGLLIALRGVNLNPESQPEDMVSIRVWAEADRVISTRKRQLLSITDLCHQLDSGRGPRNCADLVVELADLLVWRMSDTVESFEETIDELEDRVVAGASGALRLDLALLRKQTITLRRYLSPQREALARLMAEKMDWVSEGNRLQLREVSDRLLRHIEDIDAVRERAAVTQEELMSRISEQLNSRMYVLSIIAAIFLPLGFLTGLLGINVGGIPGSENPRAFLIFSVLLTVTVAIQLVVFRWKKWL, from the coding sequence ATGGAATCCGGATTGATCCACGCGTATCTGCTCGATGGCAGCGGCAAAGGCCGCCGCCTCAGCTGGGCCGAGGTAAAGGACTGGCAGCCCTCCCAGGGGCGCCTGTGGCTGCATTTCGACTATACCGCTCCGGAAACTCGAGCCTGGATCACCGGCCCGGCCAAACTCGATTCCCTGGTCTCCGATGCGCTGCTGACGGAGGAGACCCGCCCCAGAACCACCAGCATTGGCGACGGCCTGCTGATCGCACTGCGCGGCGTCAATCTCAATCCGGAGTCGCAGCCAGAAGATATGGTGTCCATCCGTGTATGGGCGGAAGCAGACCGGGTGATCAGTACCCGCAAGCGCCAGTTGTTGTCCATCACCGATCTCTGTCATCAACTCGACAGCGGGCGCGGGCCGCGCAATTGTGCCGACCTGGTGGTTGAGCTGGCAGATCTGCTGGTGTGGCGTATGAGCGATACGGTGGAGTCCTTTGAGGAAACCATCGACGAGCTGGAAGACCGTGTGGTGGCGGGGGCCAGCGGCGCGCTGCGCCTGGACCTGGCGTTGCTGCGCAAGCAGACCATTACCCTGCGTCGCTACCTTTCCCCACAACGGGAGGCGCTGGCTCGCCTGATGGCGGAGAAAATGGACTGGGTGAGTGAGGGCAACCGGTTGCAGTTGCGCGAGGTCAGCGACCGTCTGTTGCGGCACATTGAGGATATCGATGCGGTGCGAGAGCGTGCGGCGGTAACCCAGGAGGAGTTGATGAGCCGGATATCCGAGCAGCTCAACAGCCGTATGTACGTACTGTCGATCATCGCCGCCATTTTCCTGCCCCTGGGGTTTCTCACCGGCCTGCTGGGGATCAATGTGGGGGGAATTCCCGGATCCGAGAATCCCCGTGCCTTCCTGATTTTCAGCGTGCTGCTGACGGTGACGGTCGCAATTCAGCTGGTGGTTTTCCGCTGGAAGAAGTGGCTCTAA
- a CDS encoding thioesterase family protein, with protein sequence MDFNTILRNARQNPAAEIPAGWTQGRATFGGLVAAMLYQQIDSQLQNAQQSAQGDAAAGSSEDAALRSMTISFVAPAATGELESRAQVLRAGRSAVQLEARAHQGEQVVTAALASFGKPRTSSISVVPDKAPEFREPQACEALPYIEGLVPEFTQHFDYRIAAGAMPYSGSSEPCLGGWIRFKESAGPATTGHLLALIDAWPPAVLSMLKDFAPASSLTWTLELMPAAFQAQADSGDWWQYLAEVEQAEDGYAAIQARLWNAEGKLIALSRQTAAVFG encoded by the coding sequence ATGGACTTCAACACCATTCTCCGCAACGCCCGCCAGAACCCCGCGGCAGAAATTCCAGCCGGCTGGACCCAGGGGCGCGCCACCTTTGGCGGCCTGGTGGCGGCGATGCTGTACCAGCAGATAGATAGCCAGCTGCAGAACGCCCAGCAGAGCGCTCAGGGGGACGCAGCAGCAGGATCCTCTGAAGACGCCGCCCTGCGCTCGATGACGATCTCGTTTGTGGCCCCGGCGGCAACCGGTGAACTGGAATCACGCGCCCAGGTGCTGCGCGCCGGTCGCTCGGCGGTACAGCTGGAAGCCCGCGCGCACCAGGGGGAGCAGGTGGTCACCGCAGCCCTGGCCAGTTTTGGCAAGCCTCGGACCTCGTCCATTTCCGTAGTACCCGATAAGGCCCCCGAGTTCCGCGAACCGCAAGCCTGCGAAGCCCTGCCCTACATCGAAGGGCTGGTGCCAGAATTCACCCAGCACTTCGATTACCGCATCGCCGCCGGTGCCATGCCCTACAGTGGCAGTAGCGAGCCCTGCCTGGGCGGTTGGATCCGTTTCAAAGAATCCGCCGGACCGGCAACCACCGGGCACCTGCTGGCACTGATCGACGCCTGGCCACCGGCGGTACTGTCGATGCTGAAAGACTTTGCCCCGGCGAGCTCCCTGACCTGGACACTGGAACTGATGCCCGCCGCTTTCCAGGCGCAAGCCGACAGCGGCGACTGGTGGCAGTATCTGGCGGAGGTGGAACAAGCAGAGGATGGTTACGCGGCGATTCAGGCGCGACTGTGGAATGCGGAAGGCAAGCTGATCGCCCTGTCCCGGCAGACGGCGGCGGTATTCGGTTAA
- the panB gene encoding 3-methyl-2-oxobutanoate hydroxymethyltransferase — protein sequence MPYAPSELTRPITVQTLRKMKADGEKFICVALYDAPMAAMAQKTGVESVLIGDSLGMTVLGYDSTIPVTMEQMIYHVEAVARGNKKSLIMGDLPFMTYATPEQALTNATRIMQAGAHMVKIEGGAWLAPTVKMLTERGIPVCAHLGLTPQSVHKLGGFRVQGRDDDRAGEILDDAVQLDEAGADLLVLECVPSELAKRITNTVSMPTIGIGAGPHTDAQVLVINDILGLTEKPPKFSKNFLEETGNIPGALRKYAEDVKNGTFPDSDHSFS from the coding sequence ATGCCCTACGCCCCCAGTGAGCTGACCAGACCGATTACGGTACAGACCCTGCGCAAAATGAAGGCCGACGGAGAAAAGTTTATCTGCGTCGCCCTCTACGACGCCCCCATGGCCGCCATGGCACAAAAAACCGGGGTTGAGAGTGTATTGATCGGCGACTCACTCGGCATGACGGTACTGGGCTACGACAGCACCATTCCCGTCACCATGGAACAGATGATTTATCACGTGGAAGCGGTGGCTCGCGGCAACAAGAAATCCCTGATCATGGGCGACCTGCCCTTTATGACCTACGCCACCCCGGAGCAGGCACTCACCAACGCCACCCGCATCATGCAGGCCGGTGCGCACATGGTGAAAATCGAGGGCGGCGCCTGGCTGGCACCCACGGTGAAAATGCTCACCGAGCGCGGCATTCCGGTCTGTGCGCACCTGGGGCTGACCCCGCAATCGGTACACAAGCTCGGCGGCTTCCGGGTACAGGGCCGCGACGACGACCGCGCCGGGGAGATCCTCGACGACGCGGTACAGCTGGATGAAGCCGGTGCAGACCTGCTGGTGCTGGAGTGCGTACCCTCCGAGCTGGCCAAACGCATTACCAACACCGTTTCCATGCCCACCATCGGCATCGGAGCCGGCCCGCATACGGATGCCCAGGTGCTGGTCATCAACGACATTCTCGGGCTCACGGAAAAGCCACCGAAGTTCTCCAAGAATTTCCTCGAAGAAACCGGAAACATTCCCGGCGCCCTGCGCAAGTACGCCGAAGATGTAAAAAACGGCACCTTCCCCGACAGCGATCACAGCTTTAGTTGA
- a CDS encoding deoxynucleoside kinase has product MAHELNLEGRTLPRFIAVEGNIGVGKTTLAKKLAATFNYDTLLELPEDNPFLERFYRDPKSAALPTQLHFLLQRSQQIQALRQDDMFKPVRVADFLIEKDYLFAEVTLDSDELKLYQQVYQHLTLQAPKPDLVIYLQAPLNVLQERIHKRGIASERSISNEYLATLNEAYTNFFHYYDQAPLLIVNCAEIDIVDQQQDYQQLVEYLLNVTSGRHYYNPGK; this is encoded by the coding sequence CTGGCCCATGAGCTCAACCTCGAAGGTCGGACCCTGCCGCGTTTTATTGCGGTGGAAGGCAACATTGGGGTCGGCAAGACTACCCTCGCGAAAAAGCTCGCAGCCACCTTCAATTACGACACCTTGCTCGAGCTGCCGGAAGACAACCCCTTCCTTGAACGCTTTTATCGCGACCCCAAAAGCGCGGCCCTACCCACCCAGCTACATTTTTTACTCCAGCGTTCACAGCAGATTCAGGCCCTGCGCCAGGACGATATGTTCAAGCCGGTGCGGGTTGCCGACTTCCTGATTGAAAAAGATTATCTGTTCGCGGAAGTCACCCTGGATAGTGATGAACTGAAACTGTACCAACAGGTATACCAGCACCTGACCCTGCAGGCGCCGAAACCGGACCTGGTGATCTACCTGCAGGCACCACTCAATGTGTTGCAGGAGCGGATCCACAAGCGCGGCATTGCCTCTGAGCGCAGCATCAGCAATGAGTACCTGGCCACGTTAAACGAGGCCTACACCAACTTTTTCCACTACTACGACCAGGCGCCCCTACTGATCGTCAACTGTGCAGAAATTGATATCGTCGACCAGCAGCAGGACTACCAGCAGCTGGTGGAGTACCTGTTGAATGTGACCAGCGGCCGCCACTATTACAATCCGGGAAAGTAA
- the folK gene encoding 2-amino-4-hydroxy-6-hydroxymethyldihydropteridine diphosphokinase, with translation MTRCYIGLGSNLADPAGQLRSALDRMAEIPETALCGCSSFYASAPIGPGEQPDYVNAVACLETALDAESLLDALQAIENQHGRERTLRWGARTLDLDILLFGGDQIASQRLSVPHPRMAERNFVLEPLAELAPALIMPDGTPLPQLLAQCPANRLHRL, from the coding sequence GTGACACGCTGTTATATTGGCCTCGGCAGCAACCTGGCCGATCCCGCCGGGCAACTGCGCAGCGCACTGGACCGCATGGCGGAGATTCCGGAAACTGCACTGTGTGGTTGTTCCAGTTTCTACGCCAGCGCCCCTATCGGCCCCGGCGAACAGCCGGACTACGTCAATGCGGTAGCCTGCCTGGAAACGGCGCTCGATGCGGAAAGCCTGCTTGATGCCCTGCAGGCAATAGAAAACCAGCACGGCCGCGAGCGCACCCTGCGCTGGGGCGCACGCACGCTCGATCTGGATATCCTGCTGTTCGGGGGTGATCAGATCGCAAGCCAGCGGCTCAGCGTGCCCCACCCGCGTATGGCAGAAAGAAATTTTGTACTGGAACCACTGGCAGAGCTGGCCCCGGCGCTGATCATGCCCGACGGCACACCACTGCCGCAGTTGCTGGCACAATGCCCGGCCAACCGCTTACATCGACTGTAA